Sequence from the Streptomyces peucetius genome:
GCTCCCGCAGACCACTGACAACGGGGAGCGCCGGGCATCCTCACACGGCCCGGTCGCGTCTGCGTCTCGCCAGCTCGTCGGCGGGGTTGTGGCCGACCAGGGTCTCCCCCGTGTCGATCCGCTCGCCGTGCAGCTGCGACAGCGCCGCCTCGACGTCCCGCCACACGACACCGACGGCAATACCGAACACGCCCTGGCCCCCCTGGAGCAGGCCCACCACCTCGTCGGGCGAGGAGCACTCGTAGACCGTCGCTCCGTCGCTCATCAGCGTCATCCGCTCGAGGTCCCTGAACCCGCGGGCACGCAGGTGCTGGACGGCCGCGCGGATGTTCTGCAGCGCCACGCCGGTGTCCAGGAAGCGCTTGACGATCTTGAGTACCACCACGTCGCGGAAGCTGTAGAGCCGCTGGGTGCCCGAGCCGTACGCCGACCGGACGCTGGGCTCCACCAGGCCCGTGCGCGCCCAGTAGTCGAGCTGCCGGTAGGTGATGCCGGCGGCCGCGCATGCGGTCGGTCCGCGGTAGCCGATGGTGTCGGTGGCGGGCACGGCCGCGTTGTCGTGCAGCGGGTACGGCCCGCTGTCCACCGGACCGGGTCCGGGGCCGCCCCCAGCCGTACTGTCGCCGCTGCTTCTCACGCCGACCTCCGTCCTTGACCTGCCACCTCGAAGGTAGGGAGTCACCAGGGGTGCGTCAACGATCGCCACACTCGGCACGCCGAGTGATAATCACCCTGAGAGTGGTTTCTCGTACCCCGATCCAGGGAAAGGCTACTCGAATGGGCCGACGGGGAACGGCCGAGCGGCGTCCGCCGCCGGAACCGTCACCGGTCCGCAACCCTCACTGGTTGCTCGAGCCGAAGTCCTCCGGCGAGATCTGGTCGAGGAACTCGCGGAACTTCTCCACCTCGTCCTCCTGCTCGTCCGGGATCGCGATACCGGCGTCGTCCAGCACTCCGTCACTGCCGTAGATCGGCGTACCGGTGCGCAGGGCCAGCGCTATCGCGTCGGACGGCCTGGCGCTCACCTCGACCCCGCTGGCGAAGACCAGCTCGGCGTAGAAGACGCCTTCCCGCAGGTCGGTGATCCGGACCTGGGTGAGCTCCTGGCCCACCGCCTCCAGCACGTCCTTGAAGAGGTCGTGGGTCAGCGGCCTGGCCGGTGCCATGCCCTGCTGCGCGAAGGCAATGGCGGTCGCCTCCCCGGGTCCGATCCAGATGGGGAGGTACCGATCGCCTCCCACTTCACGCAGAAGCACGATCGGTTGGTTCGAGGGCATTTCGACCCGGACACCCACAACGTCGAGCTCGTTCACACAGCAACCCTAGGACGTGCGCGACCGGTTTGGGTAGTCGGGTTGGTCCAAGATCAGTGGAGCCGCACGCCGAGGGCGGTCCGTACCAGCGCCGCATGCAGCCTCACGGACAGCGTCACCAGCTCTTTGGTGGTCGCCTCGGCATGCGCTCTGGTCTGGGGATTACGGTGCCGGCGCAGCGG
This genomic interval carries:
- a CDS encoding bifunctional nuclease family protein, translated to MNELDVVGVRVEMPSNQPIVLLREVGGDRYLPIWIGPGEATAIAFAQQGMAPARPLTHDLFKDVLEAVGQELTQVRITDLREGVFYAELVFASGVEVSARPSDAIALALRTGTPIYGSDGVLDDAGIAIPDEQEDEVEKFREFLDQISPEDFGSSNQ
- a CDS encoding MerR family transcriptional regulator, giving the protein MDSGPYPLHDNAAVPATDTIGYRGPTACAAAGITYRQLDYWARTGLVEPSVRSAYGSGTQRLYSFRDVVVLKIVKRFLDTGVALQNIRAAVQHLRARGFRDLERMTLMSDGATVYECSSPDEVVGLLQGGQGVFGIAVGVVWRDVEAALSQLHGERIDTGETLVGHNPADELARRRRDRAV